A stretch of the Sutcliffiella horikoshii genome encodes the following:
- the dnaN gene encoding DNA polymerase III subunit beta, giving the protein MQFTINKEVLLEGLNKVMKVVSPKHSILILQGILFEVTMDKLVLTGSDATETIRYSIPADDKNLTILSEGKAVLPKNVVEISKKLKKEIQVSSVGPNCQIVSGKSDFNIITLDADEYPKFNDFHLNSSPTVTYSGNEFRDLIRKTAFSASTSEVRPLLTGICLEIVNGYCRLVCTDSHRLSRVSKPTKSDKELKLVIPAKSLDNASKVFSDEEVDLYHNGQQVLFRNGNTLYLSRLLEGNYPDTSRLIPTEHKSKLTIKRSELYDGLDILKGLSLSADDNKGGIVKLHINGAAHLSTNQSQKGKGKIEIPYDAYEGEEDFTISFNVKYLQDALKSIDKEQVELCFNGQMRPFVVVPDEEELQLILPVRTA; this is encoded by the coding sequence ATGCAATTTACTATTAACAAAGAAGTATTACTAGAAGGTTTAAACAAAGTAATGAAAGTGGTGTCACCCAAACATAGCATCCTTATTCTTCAAGGTATTCTGTTTGAGGTAACAATGGACAAACTTGTCTTAACCGGATCAGATGCTACAGAAACAATTCGCTACTCAATACCTGCAGATGATAAAAATTTGACTATATTGTCTGAAGGAAAAGCGGTATTACCAAAGAATGTAGTGGAAATTTCAAAGAAACTTAAGAAGGAAATACAGGTTTCTTCAGTAGGACCTAATTGTCAAATCGTCAGTGGGAAAAGTGACTTCAATATTATCACTTTGGACGCAGATGAATACCCTAAATTTAACGATTTTCACCTAAATAGCAGCCCTACGGTTACTTATAGTGGAAATGAATTTAGGGATTTGATTAGGAAGACAGCATTTTCTGCATCTACTAGCGAGGTAAGACCACTTTTGACAGGAATATGCTTAGAAATTGTCAATGGGTATTGTAGGTTGGTATGTACAGATTCACACCGACTTAGCCGAGTTTCAAAGCCTACCAAATCAGACAAAGAGCTTAAGCTGGTAATACCCGCTAAAAGCCTAGATAACGCTAGTAAGGTGTTCTCAGATGAAGAAGTAGACCTATACCACAACGGGCAACAAGTACTTTTTAGAAACGGTAATACTCTTTACCTCTCAAGATTACTTGAAGGGAATTATCCAGATACTTCTCGATTAATCCCAACAGAGCATAAAAGCAAACTAACAATAAAGCGATCAGAGCTATACGATGGATTAGATATACTAAAAGGACTTTCCCTATCTGCCGACGATAATAAAGGTGGGATTGTTAAGCTTCATATAAATGGAGCGGCACATCTATCCACCAATCAATCGCAAAAAGGGAAAGGAAAAATAGAGATACCATACGATGCTTACGAAGGAGAAGAGGATTTCACCATTTCTTTCAATGTAAAATACCTTCAAGACGCACTTAAAAGCATTGATAAAGAACAGGTGGAATTATGCTTTAACGGACAAATGAGACCGTTTGTAGTAGTACCAGATGAAGAAGAATTACAACTAATTCTTCCTGTTCGTACTGCATAA
- a CDS encoding Rad52/Rad22 family DNA repair protein, with amino-acid sequence MTKNGINCTEGPLLSIYELQDKLKDPFPEKDIEWRVQRCFNTNNGPKAIVVPYVQNRAIMERLDAIFGPFGWENNFKEIHGGVLCGITVNINGNKTTKWDGADLTNIEPTKGAISSSMKRAAVQFGIGRYLYDLTEVWVDVHQNRTNQKGENYLNDKKQNITGYWINPELPNWALPVGAKTTAPKQKAPVQGGNGPIQGNVSNQRDTNQQTSSVGNSNVKPFNKKDALRAIADQERIIDMPLEAKFPLFLKANPGTKSRDLNSASENELQSYYWVLKPVAALIACAKQNKLTADQLLNYCQIVLKVPLQGIPDLFFKVKKEDVEQIISMIRQEAQVRTA; translated from the coding sequence ATGACAAAAAACGGAATAAATTGTACGGAGGGGCCGCTTCTTTCAATCTATGAATTGCAAGATAAGTTGAAAGATCCGTTTCCTGAGAAGGACATCGAATGGAGAGTTCAAAGGTGCTTTAATACTAACAATGGCCCTAAAGCTATTGTTGTTCCTTATGTTCAAAACAGAGCTATTATGGAGCGTTTAGATGCAATCTTTGGTCCGTTTGGTTGGGAAAATAATTTCAAAGAGATTCATGGCGGTGTTCTATGTGGGATTACTGTTAATATTAACGGTAATAAAACTACAAAATGGGACGGTGCTGATCTTACAAACATTGAACCTACTAAGGGTGCAATTAGTAGTTCGATGAAACGTGCAGCTGTTCAATTTGGTATTGGTCGTTATTTGTATGATCTTACTGAAGTTTGGGTGGATGTTCATCAAAATCGAACTAACCAAAAAGGTGAAAATTATCTCAATGATAAGAAGCAAAATATTACTGGATACTGGATAAACCCAGAACTACCTAATTGGGCATTGCCAGTAGGTGCTAAAACAACTGCCCCTAAACAAAAAGCTCCTGTTCAAGGTGGAAACGGCCCTATACAAGGCAATGTATCAAACCAGAGAGACACAAATCAACAGACATCTAGTGTCGGGAATTCAAATGTAAAACCATTTAACAAGAAAGATGCACTTCGAGCTATTGCAGATCAAGAAAGAATTATTGATATGCCGCTCGAAGCAAAATTCCCTCTTTTCTTAAAGGCTAATCCGGGAACTAAATCCAGAGATTTAAACAGCGCATCAGAAAACGAGTTACAAAGTTATTACTGGGTACTCAAACCTGTAGCAGCTTTGATTGCATGCGCAAAACAAAACAAACTTACTGCAGACCAGCTATTGAATTATTGTCAGATTGTCCTTAAAGTACCTCTTCAAGGCATTCCAGACTTATTCTTTAAAGTCAAAAAAGAGGATGTTGAACAAATTATTAGTATGATTCGCCAAGAAGCTCAAGTGCGAACTGCTTAA
- a CDS encoding helix-turn-helix domain-containing protein, with amino-acid sequence MNPMKLEQITIETDVERLILLRKKLEKKQYEFARELGISTNYLVAVENYRLPFSNKLKRKVDRYLNNLEMEKVMHDSSACLFK; translated from the coding sequence ATGAATCCTATGAAATTAGAACAAATAACTATCGAAACTGATGTAGAACGATTAATACTATTAAGAAAAAAACTTGAGAAAAAACAATATGAGTTTGCCAGAGAGCTTGGGATCAGCACGAATTACCTGGTAGCAGTAGAAAACTACCGGTTACCATTTTCAAACAAGCTTAAGAGGAAAGTAGATCGTTATCTAAATAACTTAGAAATGGAGAAAGTTATGCATGACTCAAGTGCTTGTTTATTTAAATAA
- a CDS encoding DUF4258 domain-containing protein, translating to MNLEGKLREIKKVLMSGNTIRIGPHTKDQLMKRGYTRRDILWCIFNGRITEVQKGMNYHVERICPTYVIAGRDYFENPIAVVISDEGNNTFSLVTTMPPTDKRRFKETIS from the coding sequence ATGAATTTAGAAGGTAAATTACGCGAAATTAAGAAAGTGCTCATGAGTGGTAATACAATTAGAATCGGTCCCCATACAAAGGATCAACTTATGAAACGAGGTTATACAAGAAGAGACATTTTATGGTGTATTTTCAATGGAAGAATTACAGAGGTCCAAAAAGGCATGAATTATCATGTAGAAAGAATTTGTCCCACTTATGTTATTGCTGGTAGAGACTATTTTGAAAATCCTATTGCAGTCGTTATTTCTGATGAAGGCAATAATACGTTTTCATTAGTTACTACAATGCCACCAACTGACAAAAGACGTTTTAAAGAGACAATTTCTTAA
- a CDS encoding DUF3854 domain-containing protein — protein MINKEGEAVACIRKESKTAFSKNSACPSWLHFLKGNKRKLDVAATTEVEQNEKLNSSSLNKVYRALLDSTSLEDNHYEHLTSSKRGLSDQQVRNREYRSFPSKPWEVVKLIEEATGISDFTGVPGFYKAKGRYGEYWTINGNDGILIPFRNINNEIEGFQIRVDNPPNDVEIKRAKEGLHARVIKQPNLVQVIFDGEIIQEVEMELKQENTITYNEKVIGWVKLTKGKRYFWFSSANKDCGTGPGNPAPVHVSVPSDLLKKWEVGSPLKVNTVWLGEGPLKGDIAVDLIVDLYDELELQDIGTTILSLPGVGSWRLAIPLLEKMGVEQVNICFDMDAISNPYVKKHLMEAAKELKAKGFHGNLVLWSEKENASGIDDLLLKRTIVPQIKRIF, from the coding sequence ATGATTAACAAAGAAGGAGAAGCAGTAGCATGTATTAGAAAAGAAAGTAAAACAGCTTTTTCTAAAAATAGTGCTTGCCCTTCATGGCTACATTTCCTTAAAGGGAATAAAAGAAAACTTGATGTAGCTGCAACTACTGAAGTAGAACAAAACGAAAAGCTAAACAGTTCTAGCTTAAATAAGGTTTATCGTGCACTTCTAGATTCCACAAGCTTAGAAGATAACCACTATGAACATCTCACTTCATCTAAACGAGGGCTATCGGATCAGCAAGTTAGAAATCGTGAATATCGTTCCTTTCCTTCAAAGCCTTGGGAGGTTGTAAAACTTATAGAAGAAGCAACAGGAATAAGTGATTTTACAGGGGTCCCAGGCTTTTATAAAGCAAAAGGTAGATATGGAGAATATTGGACAATCAATGGAAATGACGGAATTCTAATCCCTTTTAGAAATATTAATAATGAAATTGAAGGGTTTCAGATTAGAGTAGACAACCCTCCCAACGATGTAGAAATAAAGCGTGCCAAAGAAGGTTTACATGCTAGGGTAATTAAGCAACCTAATCTAGTGCAGGTTATTTTTGATGGGGAGATCATTCAAGAGGTAGAAATGGAACTAAAGCAAGAGAATACAATCACTTACAATGAAAAGGTGATTGGGTGGGTGAAATTAACAAAAGGAAAACGGTATTTTTGGTTTAGTAGCGCGAACAAGGATTGTGGTACAGGTCCTGGTAATCCCGCTCCTGTTCATGTATCGGTTCCAAGTGACTTATTAAAAAAATGGGAAGTAGGATCTCCATTAAAAGTCAATACTGTTTGGCTTGGTGAAGGTCCATTAAAAGGTGATATTGCAGTTGACCTAATTGTAGACCTGTATGATGAACTGGAGTTACAAGATATTGGTACTACCATCCTTTCTCTACCGGGTGTTGGCTCATGGAGACTAGCAATTCCGCTTCTGGAAAAAATGGGGGTAGAACAGGTCAATATTTGCTTTGATATGGATGCTATTTCTAACCCATATGTAAAGAAGCATCTAATGGAAGCTGCTAAGGAGCTTAAAGCTAAGGGATTCCATGGCAACCTAGTCCTCTGGTCAGAGAAAGAAAACGCTAGTGGAATTGATGATCTATTATTAAAAAGAACCATTGTTCCTCAGATAAAAAGGATTTTCTAA
- a CDS encoding PrgI family protein: MRKVTVPVDMASEQKSILGIISKRQLIYFIIGGSIIYSYTPTVFNFVPNILISVIICLMAATPTAAVVFFLAFYKVEKYQLSLDKYFLIKAQYRTQLGCWRKGR, encoded by the coding sequence ATGAGAAAAGTAACTGTACCAGTGGATATGGCATCTGAACAAAAATCCATACTAGGTATTATTTCCAAAAGACAATTAATCTATTTCATAATTGGTGGATCCATCATCTATTCTTATACTCCTACGGTTTTTAACTTTGTTCCCAATATCTTAATTTCGGTGATTATTTGTTTGATGGCAGCAACTCCAACAGCTGCAGTAGTATTTTTCTTGGCATTTTATAAAGTTGAAAAATACCAATTAAGTTTAGATAAATACTTTTTAATTAAGGCTCAGTATCGAACTCAGCTCGGATGCTGGAGAAAAGGAAGGTAA